From Enterococcus mundtii, the proteins below share one genomic window:
- the purK gene encoding 5-(carboxyamino)imidazole ribonucleotide synthase, which produces MVKPLLPGSTIGIVGGGQLGRMMAISAKEMGFKVGVLDPMNDCPAAQVADWHIESSYDDTFALEELARRTEVITYEFENVSVEALNAILPMSFIPQGTDLLAITQDRLLEKSFLETNNIVIAPHATIVSPTDIQDAIDGIGYPCVLKTTRGGYDGKGQYVLKSRADLAPAMDLLREGTCVLEAWIPFEKELSIMVAGNGQGQYTTFPVVENIHRNNILHETIAPATVSADVIEEAERIAKVIAEAVSLSGVLGVEMFLTKTGGLYVNELAPRPHNSGHYTLEACGMTQFDAHIRGICGWPLPKKVPLLSDAVMVNVLGEQLLESYNLIAKKQDWKFHFYGKKQAKKGRKMGHITILTEDIESTLKEIEKTNIWD; this is translated from the coding sequence TTGGTTAAACCATTATTACCAGGCTCGACGATCGGAATCGTCGGTGGTGGACAGTTAGGTCGCATGATGGCGATCAGTGCAAAAGAAATGGGCTTCAAAGTCGGTGTACTTGATCCGATGAATGATTGCCCGGCTGCTCAAGTAGCGGACTGGCACATTGAAAGTTCCTACGATGATACGTTTGCTTTAGAAGAACTTGCAAGACGAACTGAGGTCATCACCTACGAATTTGAGAATGTGAGTGTGGAAGCACTGAATGCGATTTTGCCGATGTCATTTATTCCTCAAGGAACAGATTTATTGGCAATCACGCAAGATCGTCTACTAGAGAAATCATTTTTAGAAACAAATAACATCGTGATCGCTCCACATGCAACGATCGTCAGTCCTACAGATATCCAAGATGCAATCGATGGTATCGGTTATCCTTGTGTCTTGAAAACAACTCGAGGCGGGTATGACGGTAAGGGGCAATATGTACTGAAGAGTCGAGCAGACTTAGCTCCTGCGATGGATCTTTTAAGAGAAGGAACTTGCGTATTAGAAGCTTGGATCCCATTTGAAAAAGAACTATCGATCATGGTCGCAGGCAATGGGCAAGGGCAATATACGACATTCCCAGTTGTTGAAAATATCCACCGTAATAATATTCTCCATGAAACGATTGCGCCAGCAACTGTTTCAGCGGATGTGATCGAAGAGGCAGAAAGAATTGCTAAAGTGATTGCTGAAGCAGTGAGTTTGTCCGGTGTACTGGGCGTCGAAATGTTCTTGACGAAGACTGGTGGATTGTATGTGAATGAATTGGCACCACGTCCACACAATTCAGGCCATTACACCTTAGAAGCATGCGGAATGACACAATTCGATGCGCATATCCGTGGGATTTGCGGTTGGCCTTTACCTAAAAAAGTCCCATTATTAAGTGATGCAGTCATGGTCAACGTTTTAGGTGAGCAACTCTTAGAAAGTTACAATTTGATTGCGAAAAAACAAGATTGGAAATTCCATTTCTATGGCAAGAAACAAGCGAAAAAAGGTCGTAAGATGGGACACATCACGATTTTGACAGAAGATATCGAGTCGACATTGAAAGAAATCGAAAAAACGAATATTTGGGATTAA
- the purB gene encoding adenylosuccinate lyase has protein sequence MLERYTRPEMGNIWTEQNKYQAWLEVEILADEAWAELGEIPKEDVAKIREHASFDIARILEIEQSTRHDVVAFTRAVSETLGDESKWVHYGLTSTDVVDTAYGYQIKQANDILREDLKRFTAIIGEKAKEHKYTVMMGRTHGVHAEPTTFGLKLATWYSEMKRNIERFEHAAKGVEAGKISGAVGTFANIPPFIEEYVCEKLGIRPQEVSTQVLPRDLHAEYFATMSLIATSIERFATEIRGLQKSETREVEEFFAKGQKGSSAMPHKRNPIGSENMAGLARVIRGHMITAYENVSLWHERDISHSSAERIILPDTTILLDYMLNRFGNIVKNLTVFPENMKRNMDATFGLIYSQRVMLKLIDKGMTREEAYDLVQPKTAYAWDNQVSFRPLLEEDEAITSVLTPEEIAEAFDYNHHMKNVDVIFERVGLA, from the coding sequence ATGTTAGAACGTTATACACGACCTGAAATGGGCAATATTTGGACAGAGCAAAATAAATATCAAGCATGGTTAGAAGTAGAAATACTTGCAGATGAAGCATGGGCAGAATTAGGAGAAATACCTAAGGAAGATGTAGCGAAAATCCGTGAACACGCGTCTTTTGATATCGCTCGTATCTTAGAGATCGAGCAATCGACGCGTCATGATGTCGTTGCTTTTACTCGAGCAGTTTCAGAAACTCTTGGCGACGAAAGTAAATGGGTCCATTATGGATTAACAAGTACAGATGTGGTTGATACAGCTTATGGTTACCAAATCAAACAAGCAAATGACATTTTGCGCGAAGATTTGAAACGTTTCACAGCGATCATTGGTGAAAAAGCCAAAGAGCATAAGTATACAGTCATGATGGGACGCACGCATGGTGTGCATGCTGAGCCAACGACTTTCGGCCTAAAATTAGCTACTTGGTATTCTGAGATGAAACGAAACATCGAACGTTTTGAACATGCAGCAAAAGGCGTAGAAGCAGGAAAAATCTCCGGTGCTGTTGGTACGTTTGCGAATATCCCTCCGTTCATTGAAGAATACGTGTGTGAAAAATTAGGCATCCGTCCGCAAGAAGTATCCACGCAAGTCTTACCACGTGATCTACATGCCGAATATTTTGCGACGATGTCATTGATTGCGACCAGTATCGAACGCTTTGCGACTGAGATTCGTGGACTTCAAAAATCTGAAACACGAGAAGTCGAAGAATTTTTTGCCAAAGGACAAAAAGGCTCATCTGCTATGCCACATAAACGTAATCCGATCGGTTCAGAAAATATGGCTGGCTTAGCGCGAGTGATCCGTGGGCATATGATTACCGCTTATGAAAATGTTTCATTATGGCACGAAAGAGATATCTCCCATTCTTCTGCAGAACGGATCATTCTGCCTGATACAACGATCCTACTTGATTACATGTTGAACCGCTTCGGCAATATCGTTAAAAATCTAACGGTATTCCCAGAAAACATGAAACGTAACATGGATGCGACATTTGGCTTGATCTATAGCCAACGTGTTATGTTGAAATTGATCGATAAAGGGATGACAAGAGAAGAAGCCTATGATCTTGTTCAACCTAAGACAGCGTATGCTTGGGATAACCAAGTGTCCTTCCGTCCGTTACTTGAAGAAGACGAAGCGATCACTTCTGTTTTGACACCAGAAGAAATCGCTGAAGCATTTGATTACAACCACCATATGAAAAATGTGGATGTCATTTTTGAACGTGTCGGTTTAGCATAA
- the purC gene encoding phosphoribosylaminoimidazolesuccinocarboxamide synthase: MEKQNLLYEGKAKRMFNTNDETVLWVEYLDQVTALNGGMKDQMQGKAELNNQITSAIFEYLSNQGIKNHFLEKLSKTEQLIKKRSIIPLEVVVRNISAGSFSKRLGVEEGQVLPSPIVEFYYKKDELDDPFINDSHIAFLKLATPEEIAELKKQALLINEQLIKLFKKIDLQLVDFKVEFGRTDIGEIELADEISPDTCRLWDIATNKHMDKDVYRRKIGNIIPVYQEVLDRLNQLSLENKGE; encoded by the coding sequence ATGGAAAAACAGAATTTGCTCTATGAAGGAAAAGCAAAAAGAATGTTTAACACGAATGATGAAACTGTCTTATGGGTGGAGTATTTAGACCAAGTGACTGCCCTCAACGGTGGAATGAAAGACCAGATGCAAGGAAAAGCAGAATTGAACAATCAAATCACAAGTGCTATTTTTGAATACTTATCGAATCAAGGAATAAAAAATCATTTTCTTGAGAAATTGTCAAAAACCGAACAATTGATAAAAAAACGGTCGATCATCCCCTTAGAAGTGGTCGTCAGAAATATTTCAGCTGGAAGTTTTTCAAAACGCCTAGGAGTAGAAGAAGGGCAAGTGCTACCGTCACCAATCGTTGAATTTTACTACAAAAAAGATGAATTAGATGATCCATTCATCAATGATTCACATATTGCTTTCTTAAAGCTAGCAACTCCAGAAGAGATCGCCGAACTAAAAAAACAAGCGTTACTCATCAATGAACAGCTGATCAAACTATTCAAAAAGATCGATTTACAATTAGTCGATTTTAAAGTGGAATTTGGCCGAACGGATATAGGAGAAATCGAATTAGCAGATGAGATTTCCCCGGATACCTGTCGCTTATGGGATATTGCTACAAACAAACATATGGATAAAGATGTCTACCGGCGAAAGATTGGCAACATCATTCCTGTCTATCAAGAAGTGCTCGATCGTTTAAATCAATTATCACTCGAAAATAAAGGAGAATAA
- the purS gene encoding phosphoribosylformylglycinamidine synthase subunit PurS, translating to MYFVKVYVTYKDSVLDPQGEAVKNAVHRLGYDNIEDIRIGKYFEIQVSASEEEVEATIEAICDRLLANINMETYRYEINKMEEV from the coding sequence ATGTATTTTGTAAAAGTGTACGTAACATATAAAGACTCAGTATTAGACCCACAAGGAGAGGCAGTTAAAAATGCGGTACATCGTTTAGGCTACGACAACATTGAAGATATTCGTATCGGAAAGTATTTTGAGATCCAAGTCTCAGCAAGTGAAGAAGAAGTAGAAGCAACGATCGAAGCGATTTGCGATCGTTTATTAGCAAATATCAATATGGAAACGTATCGTTATGAAATCAACAAAATGGAGGAAGTTTAG
- the purQ gene encoding phosphoribosylformylglycinamidine synthase subunit PurQ yields MKFAVIVFPGSNCDADLLWAIRDVMGAEADYVRYDESSLEGYDGVLIPGGFSYGDYLRCGAIARFSTIMDEVIRFAEEGKPVFGTCNGFQVLTEAGLLPGVLRRNDSLRFICKSASLKVNNQTSFTSEYDKNEVIQLPVAHGEGNYFCDEETLQELIDNNQIVFTYEGENINGSVANIAGITNKAGNVLGMMPHPERAMEALLGSEDGKRFFASLLKNFGKVTA; encoded by the coding sequence ATGAAATTTGCCGTGATTGTTTTTCCTGGATCGAATTGTGATGCGGACTTGCTTTGGGCGATCCGTGATGTAATGGGCGCAGAAGCAGACTATGTTCGTTATGACGAATCTTCTCTTGAAGGGTATGACGGAGTATTGATCCCTGGCGGCTTTTCTTACGGGGATTACTTACGTTGTGGGGCGATTGCTCGTTTTTCAACAATCATGGATGAAGTGATTCGTTTTGCGGAAGAAGGAAAACCTGTTTTTGGTACATGTAATGGATTCCAAGTGTTGACGGAGGCTGGATTGTTACCAGGCGTATTAAGAAGAAATGATTCACTGCGTTTCATCTGTAAGTCAGCGTCATTGAAAGTCAACAATCAAACATCTTTTACTTCAGAGTACGACAAAAATGAGGTGATCCAGTTGCCGGTGGCCCATGGAGAAGGCAATTATTTTTGTGACGAAGAGACGCTTCAAGAACTGATCGACAACAACCAAATCGTGTTTACCTACGAGGGAGAAAATATCAACGGCAGTGTGGCCAACATTGCAGGGATTACAAACAAAGCAGGAAATGTGTTAGGGATGATGCCCCACCCAGAACGAGCAATGGAAGCATTACTTGGCTCAGAAGATGGCAAACGTTTCTTCGCTTCGCTATTGAAGAATTTCGGAAAGGTGACTGCATAA
- the purL gene encoding phosphoribosylformylglycinamidine synthase subunit PurL has translation MKTMMEPTALEIKEQKIYTQWGLTDEEYRMIEEDILGRMPNYTETGLFSVMWSEHCSYKNSKPILRKFPTSGPNVLQGPGEGAGIVDIGDGQAVVFKAESHNHPSAVEPYEGAATGVGGIIRDIFSMGARPIALLDSLRFGELDNPRTKYLLEEVVAGIGGYGNCIGVPTVGGEIAFDPCYEGNPLVNAMCVGLIDHKDIQKGQASGVGNSIMYVGAKTGRDGIHGATFASEEFSQEEEQQRSAVQVGDPFMEKLLLEACLELIFDHSDILVGIQDMGAAGLVSSSSEMASKAGSGLVLTLDDVPQRESQMTPYEMMLSESQERMLICVKAGSEARVQELFQKYDLDAVTIGKVTDDGQYRLYHHGKEVANLPVDALAEDAPVYQKEMVEPERMAKFRELGQYQPVIDDPNNVLLDLLQQPTIASKRSIYETYDSRVQTNTVVAPGSDAAVLRIRGTKKALAMTTDCNARYIYLDPEIGGQIAVAEAARNIVASGGQPLAITDCLNYGSPDKPEVFWELAYSADGIAKACEMLETPVISGNVSLYNETDGQAIYPTPMIGMVGLIEAHEHITTQEFKQAGDLIYVIGQTFADFNGSELQKMQLGRIEGMVEHFDLTTEKENQTLVLEAIKAGLIQSAHDCAEGGLAVAIAESAFTNGFGVSTTIDLPVAHLFSETQSRFVVSVTRENKQAFEKLAGDRVTFLGHVTEEKQLVVQANDGRVDLAVASAKQSWEEAIECLMK, from the coding sequence ATGAAAACAATGATGGAGCCAACTGCATTAGAAATCAAAGAACAAAAGATTTATACGCAATGGGGACTAACGGATGAAGAATACCGGATGATCGAAGAAGACATCTTAGGTAGGATGCCTAATTATACGGAGACCGGTTTGTTCTCAGTCATGTGGAGTGAACACTGTTCTTACAAAAATTCCAAGCCGATCTTGAGAAAATTCCCAACAAGTGGGCCGAATGTCTTACAAGGGCCTGGTGAAGGTGCGGGCATCGTTGATATTGGAGACGGACAAGCAGTGGTTTTTAAAGCAGAAAGCCACAATCATCCTTCGGCAGTCGAACCTTATGAAGGCGCAGCAACAGGTGTTGGGGGTATTATTCGTGATATTTTCAGTATGGGTGCACGTCCGATTGCTCTACTTGATTCACTGCGTTTTGGTGAATTAGATAATCCTCGTACAAAATACCTTTTAGAAGAAGTTGTTGCTGGTATCGGAGGGTATGGTAATTGTATCGGCGTACCAACGGTTGGTGGTGAGATCGCCTTTGATCCTTGTTATGAAGGAAATCCATTGGTCAATGCGATGTGTGTCGGGTTGATCGACCATAAAGATATCCAAAAAGGACAAGCATCAGGTGTGGGCAATTCGATCATGTATGTGGGTGCTAAGACAGGTCGAGATGGTATCCACGGTGCGACATTTGCCTCCGAAGAATTTAGTCAAGAAGAAGAACAACAACGTTCAGCAGTCCAAGTTGGCGATCCTTTTATGGAAAAATTATTGTTAGAAGCTTGTTTGGAATTGATTTTTGACCACTCAGACATTCTTGTCGGTATCCAAGATATGGGTGCGGCAGGACTTGTTTCATCTAGTTCAGAAATGGCTTCAAAAGCAGGCTCTGGTTTGGTATTGACCTTGGACGATGTACCTCAGCGTGAATCACAGATGACCCCTTATGAAATGATGTTGTCTGAATCACAAGAACGGATGTTGATCTGTGTGAAGGCAGGATCAGAAGCGCGCGTCCAAGAACTATTCCAAAAATACGATTTAGATGCGGTGACGATCGGAAAAGTAACAGATGATGGTCAGTACCGTTTGTATCATCATGGAAAAGAAGTAGCTAATCTTCCGGTAGATGCCTTAGCAGAAGATGCGCCTGTCTACCAGAAAGAAATGGTTGAACCAGAACGGATGGCAAAATTCCGTGAATTAGGGCAATATCAACCAGTGATCGATGACCCAAATAACGTGTTGCTAGATTTATTGCAACAACCAACGATTGCTTCAAAACGTTCGATCTATGAAACTTACGATTCTCGTGTCCAAACGAATACAGTCGTTGCTCCGGGTAGTGATGCCGCAGTCTTACGTATTCGTGGCACGAAAAAAGCGTTAGCGATGACGACGGATTGTAATGCTCGTTATATTTATCTAGATCCAGAAATTGGTGGTCAGATCGCTGTTGCGGAAGCAGCAAGAAATATCGTCGCGAGTGGTGGACAACCGTTAGCGATCACGGATTGTTTGAACTATGGTTCTCCAGATAAACCAGAAGTATTCTGGGAATTAGCGTACTCAGCTGATGGGATTGCCAAAGCATGTGAAATGTTGGAAACACCCGTGATCTCAGGAAATGTTTCTTTATATAACGAGACAGATGGCCAAGCGATCTATCCAACGCCGATGATCGGTATGGTCGGATTGATCGAAGCGCACGAACATATCACTACCCAAGAGTTCAAACAAGCGGGAGATTTGATCTATGTGATCGGCCAGACGTTTGCAGACTTTAACGGCAGTGAATTACAAAAGATGCAGCTTGGCAGGATCGAAGGAATGGTGGAGCATTTTGATCTAACCACCGAAAAAGAAAACCAAACCTTGGTGTTAGAAGCAATCAAAGCTGGACTGATCCAAAGTGCGCATGACTGTGCAGAAGGTGGGTTAGCGGTAGCTATCGCTGAATCAGCGTTTACAAATGGATTTGGGGTATCAACGACAATTGATCTGCCAGTTGCTCATCTGTTTTCTGAAACACAATCACGTTTTGTCGTATCAGTAACAAGAGAAAACAAACAAGCATTTGAAAAACTAGCTGGTGATCGTGTGACATTTCTTGGTCACGTGACGGAAGAAAAACAATTAGTGGTACAAGCAAATGATGGAAGAGTTGACTTGGCAGTCGCTTCGGCGAAACAGTCTTGGGAGGAAGCGATCGAATGTCTTATGAAGTAA
- the purF gene encoding amidophosphoribosyltransferase encodes MSYEVRSINEECGVFGVWGHPQAANVTYFGLHSLQHRGQEGAGIVSNDDGKLYGHRDLGLLSEVFKDPRKLAALSGQAAIGHVRYATAGNGSVDNIQPFLFKFYDQSIGLAHNGNLTNARSLRTSLEKDGAIFHSNSDTEILMHLIRRSNEETFLDRLKEALAEVKGGFAYLLLTEDAMVAALDPNGFRPLAIGQMKNGAYVITSETCALEGIGARFVRDVLPGEIVIINDDGYTIEQYTTDTQLAICSMEYIYFARPDSDIAGINVHTARKNMGRRLAAEAPIEADMVVGVPNSSLSAASGYAEASGIPYEIGLVKNQYVARTFIQPTPELREQGVRMKLSAVRGVVEGKKIIMVDDSIVRGTTSRRIVNLLKEAGAKEVHVRIASPPLKYPCFYGIDIQTRKELIAANHSIEEIRECIGADSLDFLSEEGLIGAIGLQKDAPYSGLCMAYFNGDYPTPLYDYEEKYQESLKEKVSFF; translated from the coding sequence ATGTCTTATGAAGTAAGAAGCATCAATGAAGAATGTGGAGTGTTCGGTGTTTGGGGACATCCTCAAGCTGCCAATGTCACTTACTTTGGTTTGCATAGTTTGCAGCATCGTGGGCAAGAAGGCGCTGGCATCGTATCGAATGATGATGGGAAATTATATGGTCACCGTGATCTTGGGCTTCTTTCGGAGGTATTCAAAGATCCAAGAAAACTAGCAGCTTTATCTGGACAAGCAGCGATCGGTCACGTTCGCTATGCTACTGCGGGCAATGGCAGTGTAGATAATATCCAACCTTTTTTATTCAAATTTTACGATCAATCGATTGGGTTGGCTCATAACGGCAATCTGACGAATGCTCGCTCTTTGCGGACGTCTTTAGAAAAAGATGGTGCTATCTTTCATTCAAATTCAGATACAGAGATCTTGATGCATTTGATCCGTCGTAGTAACGAAGAAACATTTTTAGACAGATTAAAGGAAGCCTTAGCTGAGGTAAAAGGCGGGTTTGCCTACTTATTACTGACAGAAGACGCCATGGTTGCGGCACTGGACCCTAATGGTTTTCGCCCATTAGCCATTGGTCAAATGAAAAATGGCGCATATGTCATTACTTCTGAAACCTGTGCGCTGGAAGGAATCGGTGCGCGCTTCGTACGTGATGTCTTGCCAGGAGAAATCGTCATCATCAATGATGATGGCTATACGATCGAACAATACACGACAGATACTCAACTGGCGATTTGTTCGATGGAATATATTTACTTTGCACGTCCGGATTCTGATATTGCAGGGATCAATGTGCATACAGCACGCAAAAATATGGGGAGACGTTTAGCGGCTGAAGCGCCGATCGAAGCAGATATGGTAGTTGGTGTGCCGAATTCTTCGTTGTCAGCAGCCAGTGGGTATGCGGAAGCAAGTGGAATCCCTTATGAGATCGGCTTGGTGAAAAATCAATACGTGGCGCGTACGTTCATTCAACCAACGCCAGAATTAAGAGAACAAGGTGTGCGAATGAAACTTTCAGCGGTTCGAGGAGTTGTTGAAGGAAAAAAAATCATTATGGTCGATGATTCGATCGTTCGCGGCACTACAAGCCGAAGAATCGTCAATCTATTAAAAGAAGCCGGAGCAAAGGAAGTCCATGTACGAATTGCATCTCCACCATTGAAATATCCATGTTTTTATGGGATCGACATCCAAACGAGGAAAGAACTGATCGCAGCGAATCATTCAATCGAAGAAATCAGAGAATGTATCGGTGCAGATTCGTTGGATTTCTTGAGTGAAGAAGGTTTGATTGGAGCAATCGGCCTACAAAAAGATGCCCCTTATTCAGGGTTATGTATGGCTTATTTCAACGGCGATTATCCGACACCGCTATATGACTACGAAGAAAAATACCAAGAATCTTTAAAAGAAAAAGTATCATTTTTTTAA
- the purM gene encoding phosphoribosylformylglycinamidine cyclo-ligase has product MSNAYAKAGVDVEAGYEVVDRIKKHVKKTERIGVMGALGGFGGCFDLSGFQLKEPVLVSGTDGVGTKLAVAIAADRHETIGIDCVAMCVNDILAQGAEPLYFLDYLATGKNDPERLEKVVAGVAAGCVSANMALIGGETAEMPGMYQGDDYDLAGFAVGIAEKAQLITGQSITTGDILLGLPSSGIHSNGYSLVRKIFFDQHGFSLEETIEGLDSSLADVLLEPTKIYVSTLLPLVKEEKIKGAAHITGGGFIENIPRMLPENVAASIDLGTWPVLPVFDCLQKYGEIPAHEMYEIFNMGIGMVIAVAPEKASEIIDQIRKSGEEVYQIGQVVPFEEQKVVIAEGKK; this is encoded by the coding sequence ATGAGTAATGCTTATGCAAAAGCGGGTGTGGACGTAGAAGCGGGTTATGAAGTCGTGGATCGCATCAAAAAACATGTGAAGAAAACAGAAAGAATCGGTGTGATGGGGGCATTAGGAGGATTTGGTGGTTGCTTTGACCTTAGTGGATTCCAATTAAAAGAACCTGTCTTAGTTTCCGGAACAGACGGTGTAGGTACTAAGTTAGCTGTAGCTATCGCCGCAGATCGCCATGAAACGATCGGTATCGATTGTGTCGCGATGTGTGTCAATGATATTTTGGCACAAGGGGCAGAACCTTTATACTTTTTAGATTATTTGGCAACAGGTAAAAATGATCCGGAACGTTTAGAAAAAGTCGTAGCAGGCGTTGCCGCTGGCTGTGTTTCAGCAAACATGGCATTGATCGGTGGCGAAACAGCAGAAATGCCAGGCATGTATCAAGGGGACGATTATGATCTGGCAGGCTTTGCGGTAGGGATCGCGGAAAAAGCGCAATTGATTACTGGTCAATCGATCACAACAGGTGATATCTTGCTAGGTTTGCCTTCTAGTGGCATCCATTCCAATGGGTACTCTTTGGTTCGTAAAATCTTTTTTGACCAGCATGGTTTTTCATTAGAAGAAACGATCGAAGGGTTGGATTCCTCTTTGGCAGATGTGTTGCTTGAACCAACCAAAATCTATGTTTCGACTTTACTGCCATTAGTCAAAGAAGAGAAGATCAAAGGTGCCGCACATATTACAGGTGGTGGATTTATTGAGAATATTCCACGGATGTTGCCAGAAAACGTTGCTGCCAGTATCGATCTAGGCACTTGGCCAGTTTTACCGGTCTTCGATTGTTTACAAAAGTATGGTGAGATCCCTGCACATGAAATGTATGAGATCTTTAACATGGGCATTGGAATGGTCATTGCAGTTGCTCCTGAAAAAGCCAGTGAAATCATTGATCAAATCCGCAAATCTGGCGAAGAAGTCTATCAAATCGGGCAAGTCGTACCTTTTGAGGAGCAAAAAGTCGTGATCGCAGAGGGGAAAAAATGA
- the purN gene encoding phosphoribosylglycinamide formyltransferase has protein sequence MKIAVFASGNGSNFQALVDYFKKNRLSATIEWLFCDQPHAYVLQRAKKAQVPSTCFSPKEFASKTEYEQAILEELANREIDLIVLAGYMRIVGEGLLSIYENKMINIHPSLLPNFPGLHGIRDAFEAGVEETGVTVHYIDRGVDTGPIIRQEKVVIEKEDTLATLEQKIHQIEHQIFPEVIAKIVNMGDVNK, from the coding sequence ATGAAGATTGCCGTCTTTGCTTCAGGAAATGGCAGTAACTTTCAAGCGCTGGTCGATTATTTTAAAAAAAACCGACTTTCTGCGACAATCGAGTGGTTGTTTTGTGATCAGCCACATGCCTATGTTTTACAACGGGCAAAAAAAGCGCAAGTTCCGAGCACATGTTTTTCACCGAAAGAGTTTGCATCCAAAACGGAGTACGAACAAGCGATCCTTGAAGAATTAGCAAACCGAGAGATTGATTTGATCGTATTGGCTGGCTATATGCGAATCGTTGGTGAAGGCTTATTGTCTATTTACGAAAATAAAATGATCAATATCCACCCTTCGTTATTACCAAATTTTCCAGGTCTTCATGGGATTCGCGATGCTTTTGAAGCAGGCGTGGAAGAAACAGGTGTGACTGTCCATTATATCGATCGTGGTGTGGATACTGGACCGATCATTCGTCAGGAAAAAGTAGTAATCGAAAAAGAAGATACATTAGCTACATTGGAACAAAAAATCCATCAAATCGAACATCAGATCTTTCCAGAAGTAATCGCAAAAATAGTAAATATGGGAGATGTAAACAAATGA